In the genome of Nitratireductor sp. GISD-1A_MAKvit, the window GAATCGGGCCATAGAGTGGGCGACTTAACAAGGCTCAGGCGGGACAATGACTGGCGTCGAACACCGCAGATTTCGCGCACTCTTCATCTCCGACATTCATCTGGGTTCGAAACCTGCCAAGGCCGAGTTTCTGATCGATTTTCTGCGTTATCACGATGCAGAGCGGATTTATCTGGTCGGCGACATCGTCGATGGCTGGCGTCTCAAACGCTCCTGGCATTGGCCACCGGCGCACAATGATGTGGTGCAGAAGCTGTTGCGCAAGGCCCGAAAGGGCACGGAAATCATCTACATTGCGGGAAACCATGACGAGTTTCTGCGATCATTCCAGGGGGTGCACTTCGGTGGCATCGTGGTGGCCGACCGGGTGATTCACGAAGCGGCTGACGGGCGTCGGTTTCTGGTCATTCATGGCGATCAGTTCGATCAGGTCGTTCACAATGTTCGCTGGCTCGCCTACCTGGGAGACAAGGCGTATGACCTGGCGATCGTGGTCAATCGGATAATCGCCCGGGTTCGGCGCTTGCTGGGGCGGCCCTACTGGTCGTTTTCTTCCTGGGCGAAAATCAAGGTCAAGAAAGCGGTGAAGTTCATTAGCTCGTTTCAGGATGTGCTGGCCCAGGAGGCCAGACGTGCAGAAGTTGACGGCGTTATCTGTGGGCACATCCATCACGCTGCCATGGAGGAAATTCGGGGCGTCAGCTACATGAATACCGGTGACTGGGTGGAAAGCTGTACCGCCCTTGCCGAGAATGCGGATGGCCGCTTCGAAATCATCACATGGGCGCAGGTGCTTGAAACGGAAGCGCAGGCCGTTTCACACGAGCAGAACGGTGTTGTGGCCGCTTTCCAGAAAAGCGGGGTCAAGGCCGCCTGAGCGGCCCCTGGCCGACAAGCAGTTGCTCAACCCCAAAGCTGTGGTGAAGGGGGAGAAACAAGCGATCCGGAATAAGCGAGGGCGTGAGCCCGGTCCTTCGCGAGAAGCAGCGGCCCGTCCAGATCGACATAGTCGGCTCCCTGAGCAAGCAGGACCGCCGGCGCCATTGCGAGCGAAGAACCAACCATACATCCAACCATCACGCCAAAGCCCATCGCGCGAGCGCGGTCGCGCAGTTCGATCGCTGCGGTCAGGCCTCCGGTCTTGTCGAGCTTGATGTTCACAAAGTCATACAGACCCGCGAGATCCTTCAGGCTATCGGCCGTGTGCACGCTTTCATCGGCGCAGACCGGGACCGGGTGTGGGATTTCGCGAAGAATGGTATCTTTTCCTGCCGGCAGCGGCTGCTCGATCAGCGCGACATGGAATTCTGCCGCAGCCAGCATGTTTTCGCGAATGTTGTCCTCGGTCCAGCCTTCATTGGCATCGACGATCAGACGACTTTCAGGCGCTGCACCGGCTACTGCATGAATGCGCGCGGCGTCGTTCTCTCCGCCCAGCTTCACCTTGAGCAGGGGACGCGTCGCATGGGCGCGCGCCTGCGCTGCCATTTCTTCCGGCGGTGCAAGGGAGATCGTATAGGCGGTCTGCAGGGGGCGTGGCGGGATGGTGCAGACCATCTCGGAGGCGCGCTTGCCGGAGAGCTTTGCCTCCAGGTCCCACAGCGCACAGTCTATCGCATTGCGTGCTGCTCCTGCGGGCATGGCCTGGATCAGGTCATTGCGACTGATACCATTTGCGATGTCGTCTCGCAGGCCCTCGATCTGGCTCACCACGCTGTCTTCTGATTCACCGTACCGTGGGTAGGGAACGCATTCGCCATGCCCGCGTACACCGTTTTCGCTCACCGTGCAGGCAACCACCCGTGCTTCCGTGCGGGAACCGCGGGAAATCGTGAAAACTCCGGCGATGGGAAAACTGTCGACATCAATGGCAAGTTCGCGTGTCATTTCCGTCCTTCTTCTTATAAAATTTCAATTTATCGGAGGAACATGCCTTATATGGCCCTTCCGTAAGCCGGCAACCGGTTCCCTTTGGACCTGCTCCACACTAATGATGGTGCCATGTTGACCAATTCCTTTGGCGAAGCAAGCGACGCGGGGCGACCAACCGGCCAGAATGGCGAACCGGCCATCGAGGTGAGCGAGGCGGAAAACGGCATGGTGTCGTGCCGTCTGTCGGGTGCATGGAACACGCGTACCGTTGCACGGGTCGATCAGCGCATGCGCGACCTTGAAGCCAGGGTGGGGGGAGGTTCCCTCGCTCTCGATCTTACTGAGGTCGGCAGCATGGACACGGCCGGTGCGTGGCTCATAGAACGGCTCGTCCACGCCTGCCGGACTCAGGGCGCCAACGTAACGGTGGCGGGCGAAAGCGATGCCGCCAAGATCCTGTTGCCGGCGGTGCGCGATGCGGTGGAGCAGGAGCGCCAGAGCGAGCCGGCGGAAAAACGCTCGCTTATCACTCGCCTTCTGGAGGGGATCGGGCGTGCCATGTATGAGGCGCGCGACGACATTGTCTACGGTGCCCACATCCTGGGCGCGACCATCGGTGGCGCGCAGATGAAGCTTGGGCGCGCCCATGCCATCAACCCGGCAGCCATCGTCAGTCAGATCGACCGCATGGGCGTGGGAGCTGTGCCGATCATCATCCTGATGTCGGCGATCGTGGGCGCGATCATCGCGCAGCAGGGTGCATTCCAGTTGCGATATTTCGGCGCAGAGATCTTCGTGGTCGATCTCGTGGGTATTCTGATTCTGCGTGAACTTGGCGTGTTGATGACGGCGATCATGATCGCAGGGCGGTCCGGCAGCGCGATCACGGCCGAAATCGGTTCCATGAAGATGCGTGAGGAAGTGGATGCTCTCACGGTGATTGGCCTCAATCCCGTCGGGGTTCTGGTGTTTCCACGCCTCGTCGCACTGATGGTCGGCGTGCCCTGTCTCACCATTGTGGCCAATTTTGCTGCGCTTGGTGGTGCCATGCTGATCGCCTGGCTCTATTCGGGAATTCCGCCCGAGGCGTTCGTTGATCGACTTCGGGAATCCATTGACCTTTCAACGATCTTTGCCGGATTGATCAAGGCACCTTTCATGGCGCTTATCGTCGGCATCATAGCCTCGATCGAGGGCATGAAGGTTGGTGGCAGCGCGGAGTCGCTTGGCAGTCACGTCACAGCGTCTGTCGTGAAGGCGATCTTCGTGGTGATTGTCGTTGATGGCCTGTTCGCAATTTTCTACGCGGCAATCGATTTCTAGGTGGCGACATGGCTCTGATCGCGGAAAATCAACACGGACAGGGGGAAGCAGCACGCGATGTCGTGCTTTCAGTTCGCGATGTAACGGTCGGGTTTGGCGACACGCTGGTGCTTGATGGTCTGTCGCTCGACGTGTACCGGGGTGAAATCCTTGGCTTCGTCGGCGCCTCCGGCGCTGGAAAATCGGTGTTGCTTCGCACAATTCTGGGTCTCATCCGCAAGCGCTCCGGAACGATCCACCTTCTGGGACAGGATCTTGATGCGGCCACGGATGAGGAACGACTGACGGTTGACATGCATCAGGGGGTTCTTTTCCAGCACGGCGCCCTTTTTTCGGCGCTAACCGTGCTTGAAAACATCCAGGTGCCTATGCGTGAATATCTCGATATGCCACATGCCCTGATGGACGAACTTGCATATCTCAAGCTTGAGCTCGTTGGTCTGCCGCGAAATGCAGCGCTCAAATTTCCCTCCGAGCTGTCCGGCGGCATGATAAAGCGTGCGGCGCTGGCACGCGCGCTTGCGCTTGATCCCGATATCGTTTTTCTCGATGAGCCGACTTCAGGGCTTGACCCGATCGGCGCAGCGGAATTCGATGAACTGGTAGGAAAACTTCGCGACACGATGGGGCTGACCGTCTACATGGTCACCCACGATCTCGACAGTCTCCTGACTGCGTGTGACCGCATTGCGGTGCTCGGTGGCAAGCGTGTTCTGGTGGAAGGTACCGTTGAGGATATGCTCGCATGCGACGATCCTTGGGTGAAGGCCTATTTCAGTGGAAAGCGGGCGCGTCAGATCGACCGATCCGCTAGGGGTTAACGGACTAATCATGGAAACCAGAGCCAATTACGTACTTGTGGGCTTCTTCACCGTTCTGGTGATCCTGGCTGCATTCGGTTTCGTTTACTGGTCGGCCAATATCGGCGACCGTGGCGAGACCGCGCTGTTGCGCTTCCGCATACCGGGCTCCGCATCCGGCCTTTCGCGCGGGAGTGCCGTGCTTTTCAATGGTGTGAAGGTCGGCGATGTACGACGTGTCTATCTGGATCTGTCAAATCCCAGCGTCGCAATTGCAGATGCCGAGGTAGATCGCCTCACGCCAATAACCAGTTCAACCAAGGCAGATGTGGGACTGGCCGGGCTGACGGGCACGGCGAATATCGAGATGACGGGCGGAAACCCCAAAGAACCCAATCTGTTTGATCTGGCTGAGGAACAGGATGCCATCGCCGAGATCGAGGCGAGCCCTTCGGCAGTCACGAACCTGCTTCAGACTGCGCAGAGCCTCCTGACACGGGCCGATTCGGTCGTATCCCAGCTGGAAGGCTTTACCAAGGAAGCGCGCCAGCCGCTGACCGATACCGTCAAGAACGTTCAGCGCTTCTCTGAGGCCCTTGAACGCAATGCTTCCGGAATCGATAGTTTTCTCGCCAATGTAGGCGACCTATCCGAAACGATCTCGAAGGTCTCGGGCCAGCTCGACAGCACGCTGAAAGCAGCCGAGGAACTGATCACGTCGGTCGATCGTGACAAGATCAGTTCCGTGGTCAGCAATTTTGACGCGTTTTCGGGACGTCTTGAGAAGGCAAGCCGGAACATGGAAACGGTCATGGCAAGCGTGGAGGAGACGGTGCGTTCCATCGGAACCTTTTCCGGCAACGCCAATGACACGCTCGCCAAACTCGACGGCGTGCTGGAAAGCGTCGATCCGGCGACCGTGAAATCCGCGGTCGGCAATTTCGAACAGGCCAGCGCCACGGTGAACCGCGCTGCAAAGAGCATTGCCGATGTCAGCGAGACCGTCGACAGGCGCAAGGACGACATCGACAGTTTCATCACCAATGCCAGCGAACTGGCCGGTCAGCTCAACAAGTCTTCCAGGCGGCTGGATTCGGTCTTGGCCAAGCTCGATGGGCTGCTCGAAACCGGGGATGGGGAAGGCCTGATGGCCGATGCCCGCGAAACACTGAAATCGTTCCGCCAGATGGCTGAGACGCTCACACTTCGCGTGGATGCGATATCCGGAAATCTGGAACGTTTCTCCGGCGGTGGGCTGCGTGAGGTCGAGTCGCTTGTTCGTGATGCCCGCCGTTCGATCAATCGGATTGAAAGTGCCGTAACGGACTTTGAACAGAACCCACAGCGCATCATTACCGGTGGCGAGGGTACGATTCGTCGTTATGACGGACGCGCGCGGCGTTGACTTTGCGATCACATAACCTCAAACAAAATGAGCGTTTAATAATGATTGAGGGGCGAACCCATCGGTGTGTCAGCGCTGGGTCGAGGAGCGTAGCTTGTTGAAAGCGGGTGCGAGGTTTTCCGCGCTGCTGGTTTGCGGCGGTCTTTTGGCCGGCTGCGCAGCGCTTCCTGGTGGTGGACCACCTCCAGTCGACGCCTTCGATCTTTCCACACCGTCCGTTTCGCAGGATGGACGGAGGGTTGGTCGCCGGCAGATCCTCATTACCGAACCCACGGCCATCAAGACGCTCGACGGCCAGGATATTGTCGTGAAAACGTCAAGCGGCGCCATTCAGTATCTCGATGGAGCCCGGTGGGCGGATCGTCTTCCACGTGTTGTCCAGACCCGCATCGCTGATCTCTATCAACGTTCCGGGCGTTTCGGCGGCGTGGGCATGCCGGGCGAGGGGCTGGCAATCGACTATCAGATCCTGGCGGATCTACGCTCCTTCGATATCCGTACGGACGGGCAGGACCGCGCTGAGGTGGAAATCTTCGTGAGGATCCTCAACGATCGGAATGGTGTTGTACGGGCGTCCCGAACGTTCAGTGCCTCGGCTCCGGTCATCGGTACCGGCGGAACGGCATTCGCATCGGCGCTTGACCGCGCCTTCGCTGCCGCGATGGCCGATCTGGTGGACTGGACCATATCGAGTATCTGAGACCTCTCTACTCCATTCGGGAAGTGAGAGAGTGCGAACCGGTGCCTCATCCGGTCTCGCTGACCCGCAATGATTGGGCAAACGGATTGCCCTTTGCGGCCTTCCTGACCTTGATGACGAAGTTTCGACGCGCCCCGCGATACAAACGCAAGGGACAGGCGACCATTCGTTCAACGGCGTCCCCGTATTCGGAGCTGGTGGTCCTGTGCGATCGGGGGGCTGATGGGCAGCAATCCGCAGACATGAAAACGGGCCCTTGCGGGGCCCGTTTTGCGATCAGTGCGCCTGCTTTGACATTTTAGCGAAGCCGGCCACTTGCATGCGCCAGCATGGTGTAGACCTTGCCGGTGTCGGATGACAGATAGGTTTGCGTCATCATATCGTCCCTGTCTGAGCGGGACACATCGCGCAAAAGCTTTTCGAAATCCCGGCAGTAAAGATCAACTGCCGCGTGGAATTCCGGATCAGACCGGTATTTGCGCTGGATTTCATCAAATGTCTGCTGTCCCTTCAGGGTGTAGAGACGGCGCGTGAACACATTGCGCTCACCCCGACGATACCGGTCCCATAGGTCGATCGAGGCTTCGTGATCGATGGCGCGTGCGATATCCACCGAAAGCGAGTTCAGCGATTCCACGACGTGCAGGGCGGAACGGTCTTCCTTCTCGACCACCGGAGCTGACTGCTGGCGGGTCTGGCTGTTGTTTTCCTCGCTGGATGCGCTGCGGAGCAGATCCTTGATCCAGCCGCCACCGCCTGCGCCCTGTGCAGGAGATGGCTGGGCGGGCTGAGATGAACGCAGCTTCTCGGGCTGGCGCTCTGCCTGACGTGCGGCTGGTGCTGCCGAAGCGGTCTGGCTCGGACGTTCGGCAACCGGCTTCTGTACCTGCGCGGGAGCCGGCTGGGCCTCGCGTTGCGGCTGTTGTGCCGGGGGTGCGGCTCGGGGGGGCCGGGTCACGCAGCGGGGCAGGAGCCGCGGCCGATGCCAGACGTTCCGTGTCATTCTGCTCCGATGGGTGCAGACGACCCGATTTCGAAACGATCTCCGAGAGCTCCTTTAGTGCATTCACCTGCTCGGTGATTGCATTGCGCATGGCAAAGGTCGATTGTTTTGCCTCCGCAGGGATATCGGCGATGCCACGCTTCATCTCACTGCGGGCTTCCTCAAGTTCGCTTCGGATTTCGGCGGCAGTCCGACGGATTTCTTCTGTTGCGCCACTGAAGCGCTCGGTTGCCGCTTCGACCACCTCCGAGATGGATTGGCGGATTCCATCGACGGACTGCTGGGTGCGGCCCTCTGCCGTAGCGAGCGTGCGCCCGATGAAGTCTTCGAATGCACTCATCGTGCGCTCGATGTGAGCTGACTTCTCCGCGAGGCCTGACGCCAGCGCCTCCAGGGCCTTCTGGCGCTCTTCGAGATTGCCTCCGAGCCCGGAATGCGCTCGCTCCAAAAGGTCCGATGCGCTTTCCAGAACCTTGCTGTGATCTTCGAACCGGCTCGCAATGGCCGAAATCTCGCGCAGTGTCCTGTTGGAGAAATCTGCGAGACGACCGGAGTTGGCGTTGATCAGGCTCGCGGAATTGGAGAAGGTTTCTGCGGCTTTCTCGGCATTTTCTGCAAAACCGCTCGTCGTGGCGCTCAGGCGCTCGTCCACTTCTGCCAGGTTTTTCGAAGCGGTTGAAATCAGTACGCTGAGCCTCTGCCCCGATGAACCGAGTTTCTGGAGGAGTTCATCGATGTGCCCCGTCATGTTCGACTGGGCGTCGTGGAAGGCCGAAAGCGTTTCCTGTGTGCGGTTCGTCAGCGCACTGATAAGGGCGGCGTTCTCCGTTTCAAGACGCTGTGTTGTCTCGGTGGTGATTGCCTCGATGCTTTCGCGCAGCTCGCCACCGCTAGCAGCAAACCGGTCGACAAGGGGCTTCGCCGTTTCATCAAGAATACGCGAAATTTCCGAGGTGCGGTTTGCCAGAACCTCGTTGAGCTCACGCGTGCGCTCCTCCAGTTTGGAGACGGTTTCGGTGGTGCGCTTGCCGATATGTTCGTCGACGGAGGCGAAGGTCTGCGCGATCGTGTCCGCAGTGGAGACAAGCCTTCCCTGTGTAGTGGAAAGCTGCTGGTTGACATACTGGGCAACCGATTCTGCGCTTTCACGCAGGCGCCCATCCGCATCCTTGATGCCGCTGGAAATGGCACCTGCGATCATGCTGGCGCTGTTGGAAAGACGCTCTTGCAGGCTCGACAGGGATTCGCCCATCTGGTTTGCCCGTGCGTCCAGCTCGGCAGAGGTCTGATGCGTGCGGGCAATGATCCGCTGATCAAAGTCTTCAAAGGTCTTGGACAGATTGTCCGTGCGCGCCGCGAGCTGCTCAGCGGTCTCCTCGACCCGGTTGAGGATTTTCTGATCAGCAGTATCAAAGGTCTCGGCAATTGCTCTGGTATGCTGAGAGAGTGTCTGGGCCGTGTTCTCGAGCCGTTCGGCAATCCGTCCATCCACCTCGGCAAAGGTCTGGGCAAAGACACCCGCCCGCTCGGTGAAGCGTGCGGAGGCATTGTCGAAGGTGCGATCGATATCCTCGATCCGTGCCCCCAGGGTCGACGCTGTCTGATCGGCGCGCGCTGCAATGCGTTTGTCGGCGTCTTCGAAGACCTTCGAGGCTTCTTCATTCAGTTTGGACGTTGCCTCGATCACCTTGTCGCGTAGCGAGCCGGCGACGACCACGGCGCTTTTTTCAAGCGTGGTGCGGACATTCTCGACGCCCATGGAGAGTGCTTTCTCCATGGTCTGCGTGCGCTCTGCGATGATGTTGGTCTGTTTGGAGAACATCTCGTTGACGCGCGTCGCTTCGTCTTCGATCACCGCATTGAGCGCCTGGCGGCGTTCGTCGATCTTGGCAATGTTGACGTCGAGGGCTTCGGCAAAACCATCCCGCGTCTTCGCAAGTTGCTGAACCTGTTCGCCGATGCCGGTCTCGAATGTCGTGCGGGCCACATCCAGCTTTTCCATGTCCGAATGGAGAAGACCCGAAAGACGCTGATGCGTTTGTTCGAATTCCTGGATCTGGCGTTGTGCGGCTTCGTTCATCCGAACCTGGGTCGCGTCGATGCGCTGTATCCCTTCGTCGAAATGAGCGCTCATCTCCGACCAGTTGCGGTCAATCTGCTTGCCAAATTCTCCTGCGGTGTTTTCCAGCATGATGCCGGTAGAAGCCACGAGGTCTGAGAATTCGGTGCTGAGCGCCGTCTTTCCGGCCTCGACGGCAGCGGAAACCTCGTCCTTGCCGTGAGCAAACGTGTCTGCAATCTCGCGGGTGCGCTCGACGAGCGTTTCGTTGATGCTGCGCGCACGTGCTTCAAGCGCGGTGTTGAGTTTCTGAGTGCCGGCGTCGAGCGCTTCGGCGCGTGTTGTGAACTCTGCGATAAGAGCGCGTCCACGCTCCGTGATCGCACCCTCCAGTTGACCAAGGCGCGAATCGAACTCGTTGGAGATGGAATCGGCCGCTTCCCCGAGGGAAGAGAGAAGCGTCGAGCTGCGCGTCTCAAACAGGCTGTTGAGAGAGCGGGCGGTCTGGTCGGACTTTTCGGCCAGCGTTGCGATACGCTCATCGAACAGATTGCTCAGGGTTTCGGCTGCGCTTGCGGTTTCCTGGGTCAGGGTTCCAAGGCGCGAATCCAGAACGCGGGTGAGAGTCTGTTCGGCTTGCTGCGTGTTTTCCGAGAACGATGCAATGCGGGTGTCGAGCGCGCTTCCAATTTTGGCAACGGCCTCGTCGGCGCCCTCGGTAAGGGCAGAAACGCGGGTATCGAGAAGCCCGCCGATCTTTTGCGTGGCATCATCCGTACGCTCGGCGAGCGTTGCAAGCCGCGTGTCGAACAGTGTTGCAAGGTTCTGGGTCGCGTCTTCCGTGCCCTTGGTGAGGGATGCGATGCGCGTGTCCAGAAGGCTGGCCACAGCGTCACCCGACGTTGTGATGCGCTCCGAGAGGCTCTGGATGCGCTCGTCTATGCCCTTGTGCAGGTTCCCGCCAGTGCCTTCAAGCTGCCTTAGAAGGCTGGCGCTGGACTCGTTGACGGAGGCGGCCAGTTGCCGGGACGCATCAGCGATCGTGGCGCGAATGCGTTCGCCGGCCGTGTCCAGCTCGTCTTTCAGGATTTCATGTGCACCGGCGATCGAAGCACGAACACGCTCCGCATGGCCGACAATTCCTTCTCGCTCGGTGCCGAGGCCGTCGACGAGATGGCGAATGCGCGCTTCGTTTTCTGAGTAGGCGCGTTCAAGCTCGCTGACCTCCGTGTGGACCAGTGATTCCAGTTCCACTGCACGGGTGAGGGTGCGGTCCATCCCGTCACCCATCGCCTGCACTTCACGGCGAACGGCCTGACCGACGGTCATGATGCGTTCATGAGCGAGATTTTCAGGCTCCGACATGCGCAGTGCGGCTTCGGCCATGGACTGGGCGGCAAGGCGCATTTCATGGGCTCTGCGCACCATGACGGCAAAGCCCCAGAACAGGATGACAGGTACGATCGTGCCGACAAGCAGGGCAATGGCGTGGGGAGCGGCCAGGAAGTCTGCCGTGGACCGCAGCTGCCAGAGTTCCGATCCATAAAGCAGCTGTCCGAGCAGAGCGCCGGCTCCGATCCAAAGGACCGAGAGTATGGCGACCAGCCAATAGGCAGTGTTCGGTGCGCGGCGGTCGAAGCGGCGTACGACCGAACTGAAGTCTCCGGCACGATCATCATTGGCCGGAGCGAATGTCTGAGCTTCGTTTTTTTCCGGAGCAGGCTCTACAGGCGTCAGATCCTTACGGTCCGCGGCGGCCGTGCCTGAGCGCTGGGACGCAGACACGTTCGTGGGGGGCTCGGCGGATTTTGGCTCAGAGGTTGTTGGTTCCGCTTTCTTCCCGCCCTGAGGAGGCGTTTTTTTCTCGCTCACGGTGACTTTCTCGTCTCCGTTCTGGTCGCGGTTCTCGCGCGCGAGTTCTTCGGCCGCGGCCGATATCTGGGCTTCCAGATCCTCCATGGAGGCCGCGATGTCCAGGTCGCCATTCTCAAGACCGTCCGCAAGTTCAAGGTCGAGGGCATCCTCGAGTTCCTTCGCGAAATCGCGCTTGGGTTGTTTCTTCTTTGCTACTGTACGCGCCATACCGCCAAACCTCAGCTACTCTCCGCCGGAGCCTCATACACAAACTCGAGGATCTCGTACTCCGACACTACGCCCAAAATGAGCCACCCGTATCGTACTGGGACAGAAGGCTGTTGAAAACACGCAATCGGTCCGATGTGTAAAAGTTTAAACATAAGGTTAACGGGCATTTTGGCAAAACCGTCACTTTGCACCAATGCCGTTAACCTGCCGTCCATTCGGGATTAATAGTGTGTGAATTCGAACCTGGAAAATGCGTTGGGACCATGCCGGTATCAGACGAAACGCCTCTTCGGGGCAGGGTGGATACGACCTCCGGAAAGGATGAACCGCTCGATTTGGACCATCTTTCGCGACAGACGCTGGGTGACGATTCGCTGGCCCGGGAAGTGCTGGGCATGTTCATCGATCAGACCCGGGGGCTGGTGGGGCGGATGACCAGTGCAACTCCGGCCGTACGACGCGAACTTGCGCATGCGCTCGTGGGGGCCGCGCGTGGAATTGGCGCTTTCGCGGTGGCGGACTGTGCTGCGAAGATCGAAAAAGAACCCGCTTGCCTGGATGAGATCAGCCATTTGTCTGTCCTTCTCCACAAAACACATGATTACATTGTAGCAAAATGCTGATTTGGCGTTGCTTTTCTGGGAATGGTTTGCCTTTCCTTTCGAAAAGCAATAGGTGGTGCACCTGCCATGAAGCAGCTCATGCCCGATCCCGTCTCGAGGTGGGCGAGTGCTGGTCCTGTTCAACGAGTTTGCCGAGAGATTGCATGCCGAAGATCTCCTACATCGTTCCCGACGGTACGCGTTTCGACGTGGAGGCCGAGAACGGCTCCACGGTTATGGAAAACGCCATCCGCAATGCTGTACCGGGCATTGAGGCCGAATGCGGCGGAGCCTGTGCCTGTGCCACCTGTCATGTCTACGTGGATGAACAGTGGACGGACATTGCCGGCCAGCCGGAGGCGATGGAGGAGGATATGCTCGATTTTGCCTTCGAAGTTCAGCCAAACTCCCGCTTGTCCTGTCAGATTATCGTGCGTGATGAGCTCGATGGGCTGGTTGTGCGTATTCCCGAGCGGCAGGCCTGACAATCCTAGTCCCTCGACAGGTCGGGCGCCGGCTTTCTAGCCAGGGTTTCTACCATTCTCCAACTGCTCGAGCCGATAGTTCAGAAGCTGCATGAGGCGCCACTCGAAATTGCCGCTTTCAATGCGGTCGAAACGTGCCTGCGCCCTGTCGTGCTCTTCCAGCTTTCGATTGGTGATCTCTTTGGCGTGAGCCTGCATTGCCGCACAGGTTCGGTGTGGCGTCAGGCTTTTGATGGCCGTCTCGATCTCGCGCGCGTAGCGTTTGGCAATTCCCAGATGGCTCTCTTCATGGCGTTTGATGTCTTTCGACAGCGTGTCCCAGATCAACGCGGTTTCAGCGGGCGCGGTTTTGCGGTTGCGCCAGCGTGGTAAGAAGACCTTGGCATCGACCATTACATGCACTGCCGCGATGCGGCAGCGGCGTTTGTCTTCCTCGTAGGTGATCTTCGTTTTGAACTCCATCCGCGTTGCCCCCGGGTGACGCTGTCCTGTGCTTTTCACGTGGGGCCCGCGGGAACGAAGCTGGTGTTCGATTTCGCTCAGGGTTTTCCCGCCTATGCTGAAATAGCTGTAGCTGCGCGAAACATCTGCGGCAGAGACCGGGAAAGGGCCAACGGCCAGGAGTGCAAGAAGTGCAAGCGGAAGACGTTTCATTTTCTCTCCAGGCCCGACCAGCAGTGTTCGGTTGTGCGGCATTGCATGCGCATCAGTTGGGTCATCGACTCATGCATCCTTACACATTGCGGTTGATTTTGGCCGCAATGAGCCGCAAAAGCGGGAAGGGTTGAAACCGTTTCGCTGGTGCGGCGGGTTTTGCCTCACAGCCGTGACCTGGAGGCCTTTCGCCTGATGACATCACCGATCTGGAAGCTCGCGCACGGACGCCAAATCACGCTTGGTCCCCAATCCGTCATCATGGGCATTCTCAACGTCACCCCCGACAGCTTTTCTGACGGTGGCAGGTTTTCCAGGCTCGATCAGGCGCTGGAACATGTGGACAGGCTCATTGCCCAGGGGGCTCAGATTGTCGATATCGGCGGTGAATCGACACGACCCGGAGCAGCGCCTGTCAGCGCGGCCGAGGAGCAGGACCGGATCTTGCCGCTGTTTGAGGCACTTGCCGGGCGAAAAGACATCATCCTCTCCGTTGATACCTACAGGGCGGAAACCGCGCGGCTTGCGGTCGCCGCCGGCGCCCACATCGTCAACGATGTGTGGGGCGGACAGCGAGAGCCGGACATTGCCGATGTCGCCGCCCGCACCGGTGCAGGCCTTGTCATCATGCATACCGGACGCGGACGGACAAAAGATCCCGATGTGATTGCGGATCAGTTCTCATATCTGCGCCAGTCGCTTGATATCGTTGGGAAATGTGGCGTTGAGGAAGCGCAGGTCGTGGTCGACCCCGGGTTCGGTTTCGCCAAGGACACGTGGGAAAATCTCCAGATCATGTCGCGCTTCGAAGAACTTGCCGACCTGTCATACCCGCTTCTTGTTGGAACCTCACGCAAACGGTTTGTCGGGGCGGTGACCGGTCGCGAA includes:
- a CDS encoding UDP-2,3-diacylglucosamine diphosphatase, coding for MTGVEHRRFRALFISDIHLGSKPAKAEFLIDFLRYHDAERIYLVGDIVDGWRLKRSWHWPPAHNDVVQKLLRKARKGTEIIYIAGNHDEFLRSFQGVHFGGIVVADRVIHEAADGRRFLVIHGDQFDQVVHNVRWLAYLGDKAYDLAIVVNRIIARVRRLLGRPYWSFSSWAKIKVKKAVKFISSFQDVLAQEARRAEVDGVICGHIHHAAMEEIRGVSYMNTGDWVESCTALAENADGRFEIITWAQVLETEAQAVSHEQNGVVAAFQKSGVKAA
- the dgcA gene encoding N-acetyl-D-Glu racemase DgcA; protein product: MTRELAIDVDSFPIAGVFTISRGSRTEARVVACTVSENGVRGHGECVPYPRYGESEDSVVSQIEGLRDDIANGISRNDLIQAMPAGAARNAIDCALWDLEAKLSGKRASEMVCTIPPRPLQTAYTISLAPPEEMAAQARAHATRPLLKVKLGGENDAARIHAVAGAAPESRLIVDANEGWTEDNIRENMLAAAEFHVALIEQPLPAGKDTILREIPHPVPVCADESVHTADSLKDLAGLYDFVNIKLDKTGGLTAAIELRDRARAMGFGVMVGCMVGSSLAMAPAVLLAQGADYVDLDGPLLLAKDRAHALAYSGSLVSPPSPQLWG
- a CDS encoding ABC transporter permease yields the protein MLTNSFGEASDAGRPTGQNGEPAIEVSEAENGMVSCRLSGAWNTRTVARVDQRMRDLEARVGGGSLALDLTEVGSMDTAGAWLIERLVHACRTQGANVTVAGESDAAKILLPAVRDAVEQERQSEPAEKRSLITRLLEGIGRAMYEARDDIVYGAHILGATIGGAQMKLGRAHAINPAAIVSQIDRMGVGAVPIIILMSAIVGAIIAQQGAFQLRYFGAEIFVVDLVGILILRELGVLMTAIMIAGRSGSAITAEIGSMKMREEVDALTVIGLNPVGVLVFPRLVALMVGVPCLTIVANFAALGGAMLIAWLYSGIPPEAFVDRLRESIDLSTIFAGLIKAPFMALIVGIIASIEGMKVGGSAESLGSHVTASVVKAIFVVIVVDGLFAIFYAAIDF
- a CDS encoding ABC transporter ATP-binding protein, which encodes MALIAENQHGQGEAARDVVLSVRDVTVGFGDTLVLDGLSLDVYRGEILGFVGASGAGKSVLLRTILGLIRKRSGTIHLLGQDLDAATDEERLTVDMHQGVLFQHGALFSALTVLENIQVPMREYLDMPHALMDELAYLKLELVGLPRNAALKFPSELSGGMIKRAALARALALDPDIVFLDEPTSGLDPIGAAEFDELVGKLRDTMGLTVYMVTHDLDSLLTACDRIAVLGGKRVLVEGTVEDMLACDDPWVKAYFSGKRARQIDRSARG
- a CDS encoding MlaD family protein, whose product is METRANYVLVGFFTVLVILAAFGFVYWSANIGDRGETALLRFRIPGSASGLSRGSAVLFNGVKVGDVRRVYLDLSNPSVAIADAEVDRLTPITSSTKADVGLAGLTGTANIEMTGGNPKEPNLFDLAEEQDAIAEIEASPSAVTNLLQTAQSLLTRADSVVSQLEGFTKEARQPLTDTVKNVQRFSEALERNASGIDSFLANVGDLSETISKVSGQLDSTLKAAEELITSVDRDKISSVVSNFDAFSGRLEKASRNMETVMASVEETVRSIGTFSGNANDTLAKLDGVLESVDPATVKSAVGNFEQASATVNRAAKSIADVSETVDRRKDDIDSFITNASELAGQLNKSSRRLDSVLAKLDGLLETGDGEGLMADARETLKSFRQMAETLTLRVDAISGNLERFSGGGLREVESLVRDARRSINRIESAVTDFEQNPQRIITGGEGTIRRYDGRARR
- a CDS encoding ABC-type transport auxiliary lipoprotein family protein translates to MKAGARFSALLVCGGLLAGCAALPGGGPPPVDAFDLSTPSVSQDGRRVGRRQILITEPTAIKTLDGQDIVVKTSSGAIQYLDGARWADRLPRVVQTRIADLYQRSGRFGGVGMPGEGLAIDYQILADLRSFDIRTDGQDRAEVEIFVRILNDRNGVVRASRTFSASAPVIGTGGTAFASALDRAFAAAMADLVDWTISSI